The nucleotide window TGTTTTTGTTGAAGGGCCTAGTGATAGGGAGGTTTTTAAATGGCTATTAGGGAAATTGCCCGAGCCTTCATATGCATTGCCATATTTGAGGAAAGCTCAGATTCTTGATCAAGGTGGTGTAAAATTTCTCGGTGGGTTTTTAAGGGCGACATATGCATTTATTCATAAGGAAAGAGCCTGCGTAGCAGTCTTTGATGGTGATGATGCTGGGGTGAAGGAGTATCGTGACTTACAGCAATTCTTTGGACAGCATTCTATTCCATTTGAGGCAAATAGAGATTTTGTGGTGGTGCGGAATAAGTTTGCTTTAGAAGGATTGTTTCCGGATGCATGGATTATAGATATTGAAAGCCATCATAAAAGTTGGTTTAAGACTTTTTCAGTTGACGCATCGGGCGAATTGTCTCCTTTCGATATACACGATAATAATAAAAGCCAAGTCCAGAATGAATTAATGAAAAGAGCAAACGATGAGACTGACCTTAGTTGGGCAGATAGGCTCATTGTTGTTTGCAATGCAATAGATAATGCTCTAGAAATTCAGGAAAAAAGGCTCAGTAAAACTCAGACACCGAAAGCTATTATTGCAAAACCATTACCAAGTACTAGTTCATGATTTCTCTTAAGTCATAGGTGGAATTCTTGCAAAGTGCTAATTGTAAACAGGGAACAACGCCGCCCGAGCCCCGCTCCGGCGGCGTTGCTCGTTCTAGCCCTTCAACCAACGAGAAAAAAGCAAAACGCCTGCTTCCGTTGTTTACCTCCCTGCACCGGCACATCACCGGCGCACGAACCAAACAACGCAACTATGAACATCGGAATCATTGGCGCCGGCCACATCGGCAGCGCCCTTGCCGGGCGGCTCACCAGCCTCGGCCATTCGGTATACATTGCCAACTCCCGCGGCCCCGAGACGCTGCAGGACCTGGCCCAGAAAACCGGCGCTACGCCCGTCACCACCCAGGAAGCGGCTCAGCGCGGCACCGACCTCATCGTGGTAACCATCCCGCTCAAGAACATTCCCGACCTGCCCAAAGACCTGCTGGCGGGCGTGCCGGCCGAGGTGCCCATCATCGACACCAGCAACTACTACCCGCTGCTGCGCGATGGCCAGCTGCCGGAGCTGGAAACCGGCGACCTGACCGAAAGCGGCTGGGTGCAGCAGCACCTGGGCCGCCCCGTAGTGAAGGTGTTCAACAACATCCTCGCCGACCACCTCGCCCAGCCGGGGCAGCCCGCCGGTACGCCCGGCCGCGTTGCCCTGCCCGTCGCCTCCGATGATGCCGCTGCCAAGCAGAAAGTAATGCAGCTGGTAGAAGAGCTGGGCTACGACGCCATTGACGCCGGCAGCCTGCGCGAATCGTGGCGGCAGCAGCCCGGCGGCCCCATCTACTGCAACGACCTGCCGGCCGACAAGCTACGCGAGCAGCTGACCAGCCTCGGCACCGAGCGCACGCCGGAGCAGCACGCCGAGTTCCTGGCCAACCAGGCCAAGCAGGAGCAGGCTATGGCGGCGCAGGGCATAAAGCTGTAGCAGACGGT belongs to Hymenobacter sp. J193 and includes:
- a CDS encoding NADPH-dependent F420 reductase; translation: MNIGIIGAGHIGSALAGRLTSLGHSVYIANSRGPETLQDLAQKTGATPVTTQEAAQRGTDLIVVTIPLKNIPDLPKDLLAGVPAEVPIIDTSNYYPLLRDGQLPELETGDLTESGWVQQHLGRPVVKVFNNILADHLAQPGQPAGTPGRVALPVASDDAAAKQKVMQLVEELGYDAIDAGSLRESWRQQPGGPIYCNDLPADKLREQLTSLGTERTPEQHAEFLANQAKQEQAMAAQGIKL